In Deltaproteobacteria bacterium, the genomic stretch TGCAAAGCGAAAACGAATCAATCCTTTGCCAGAGGCTGTCGCCTCAGGAGTTAGGATTTTCTTTTGGCCATGTTTCGCTCTGGACCCAGAGCGAAGTACCTCCTGAGCAGCTTTGAACGCCCGCTCCGGCGTCACTCTCCCAGTTTTTCCCAGTGCTTTAATTGTTCGAGTTGCCATTGTGGTCGGTCCTTTATTCAAAGCTTCGCTAACACAAGCGACAGGTCTTCTCAACGTTACTCCTCATCGCTCGTCGATCTTGCACCGAGACTGTCCGGTAGAAATCCGTGTACGACTTGGACGATGCGCAGCAAGGGTAAACTACACGAAGTGAAATTGAAGGGCGAGGGTGTGGAGTTCAAGTGTACTGCCCAACAAGTAGGTACGAATCGTAGTAACAGACCCGGCTCTGGTAGTGTTTCACCAGGTGTCTGAGTATACTAACGGTCAGGATTGAAGCTGGCTTTGTTGTTAAGATATCTTTTCAGGCTTTGTTCTTAGCAGGAGATCTATTATGGCTACGCAGCAGCCGCGCTACAGTAAAGAAGAGTTCGCCCGACGTGGCAATGAACTGTATGAACGACAGATTCGTCCTCAGGTGCAGGATGGAAACGAGGGGAAAGTTGTTGCTATCGACATTGAGACAGGCATGTTTGAAGTGGCGGAGGATACTCTCACCGCTTCTCACCGCCTCTTAGCTCGCTGCCCTGAAGCGCAGACCTGGTTTATCCCATCGGTCATCGAGCATTACATCGCTTTGGACCTTGGGGTTTCGCGGAATCGGCATGGTTACTGGCATTGTCACTGCGAGTCGAGAAGCAGTCGTTCGTCTCGTCGTGCATGGTACGACCGGCCAAACAAGCGAGATTGAAGCGGTCATTGATACAGGCTTCACCGGATTTTTAACCCTCCCCACTCCTCTTATTTTTTCACTTGGCCTCATTTGGCGTGGTCAAGCCCAAGCGACACTGGGTGACGGCAACCCTCACCAGTTCGATGTCTACGAAGCGGCAGTACTTTGGGATGGTCATGTTCGAGTCGTGGAAACAGACGCTGCAGACACAATGCCGCTGATCGGTATGGGCTTGCTCTATGAGTATGACGTACACATTCAGACCGTGGAAGGAAGCCCAGTTACTATTGAAGCGCTATCAGTACAGTAGACACGGATTACGCCTACTGCCGTAGTCCTGAACGAGCTGTAGCTATGTTGCGCATATCTATCACGAGGGCGTTGGCAGGAGGAGAGAATGGTCCGTTGGGAGAAACCGTCTCTATAGGCAGATCGGCCCACTGCGGCTGCATTTCCCGCAATAGCAGATACACCATGGGCTTTGGCACCCAGGCGGCAGCAGAAGAAGGAAAACCAAATTCATCATAGCGCGAGGCCGGTGCAAGAAGGTCTTCACCTCGAGATCGAATAATGGAAATACTCTTAATATGAGAAAAATCTACTTGTACTAGTTGGTGGTGCAACCACGCAAGTTCCAATACTTGCGGGTGAGCAAAATACGTCTTGACGTTATGCCTGGCCCAAAGCACGCTTATCCATGCAATGACGCAGAGTACAGTGGTGACTGTCAATATTGATCTTGAACGAGTCACCGTTCGCCCATACCCCCAGAGCGCAAAAAAGACGTACACCGCAACAAGTGCGGCTAGAGCGGATTGGGTGCGATACGCAGCCCAATTCTCCGCTGCCACAAGATTCGGAAGATAACTGATAGGAATTAGGAAGCAGCACATAAGTACCTTCCACAAGCGCTCTTTTATCGCGCCGTG encodes the following:
- a CDS encoding clan AA aspartic protease is translated as MVTGIVTASREAVVRLVVHGTTGQTSEIEAVIDTGFTGFLTLPTPLIFSLGLIWRGQAQATLGDGNPHQFDVYEAAVLWDGHVRVVETDAADTMPLIGMGLLYEYDVHIQTVEGSPVTIEALSVQ